The following nucleotide sequence is from Vitis vinifera cultivar Pinot Noir 40024 chromosome 14, ASM3070453v1.
TGCCAACTAACTCGATGTCAATAGGCATGGGATTCTAAATTTTACTCCTCTAGTTTTCCACAATTTTCTCCTCAGCCAAAcagacctttttttttctcttttttttttttttggtctagAGTTCCTCCCATTTATACTTTGTGGATTAGTGATCAATTGTTTCatatgaattaataataataataataatataatagtaATTTTTCCAAACATTAGGTGACGTGGCATCCCAACGAGGTGACGTGGTATCCCAAATAGATGACGTGGCATCCAATTAGGCGACGTGGCATTCAATTAGGTGACGTGACCTCCTAATTTAGGTGACGTGGCATCCTATTTTAGGTGACGTGGCATCCTAATTTTAGGTGACGTGGCATCCTAATTTTAGGTGACGTGGCATCATAGTTTAGGTGACGTGGCATCCCCAATTTAGAAACAATATGAAATTACCGTATccaatgaaaattttccaaaaaaaggCTCCTAAGTTTAGAGCCGTTGGCGCAATCTCTCCCGGTCCAACAGCCCACATTCATTTAATTCAAACTTATAAACCCTATGTGACCGTTGAGGAATCCACTGTcttctctgtttttcctcttcaTCAATTCCTTTCTCTCTTCCTCCAACTATTCGACCTGCAAAACGTCGTCGTTTTTTCCGATCGCATTGCTCTCAGATCACACGGCTTTGTTCAATTTCTGAATAAGGTTTCtgcttttatgtttttgtttttctttctttgatttaaGAAGCATGAACCCTAGAAACGGTAATTGTTTTGGTCTTCTTGGATTTTTGAGTTCGAGAAGATGTTTGGGTGTCTGCAGTCTTGAGTTCTTGAGTAGTTTGTTCTTTCATTTGGTTGTTTTTTTGGGTGTCTGAGAATGTGGAGGTGACATCCGAGGAACTTATTTTTTTGGGTTCAAGAAGTTGAGAAAAGGTCGGTTTTAGTCAGTCAGGTGGTTGTGTTAGGTGCAGTTGAGTGgttgtttttgtttcattggGTCTTAACTCTGAAGTgatgggaatttgaaattctaGTTTGTCGTTTTTGTGGTTCTGTGATGTGTGTGTGTTGATCAAGGGTTTTGGATGTTGCTTCAGGAAAAAGTTGAACCAAATTGGGACAAGATGGATGAGAATGATGTTTCCATGGAAATCCAAGAAATTTCTTTGGATCATAACCAGAGACTTCCGGTTTCTCAGAAAATTGATGAGTTGAGCACCGAGACTCAGGTACGGTTTTGGTAATTATAGCCTAACCATAATCTTTAGATGCTGAGAAAGCTCAGGTTAGGGCGACctaagagaaaattttgaatcttataTTTTACATGATTTAGGTTTGTCAAAAAATATGAACAACACATTTTAAGTAAGCGGAGGATTAATGCAAAATTGAAGATTCAGAATTTTACTTATCTTTTCCTGccttttcttagcaaccaatcAGAGCCTTGGACGTTTTGTCTTGTAAGAAAGTTCATCTTCATTTATTTGTCATCGACTTTGAATCTTCATGTGACAGAATTTGAAGGTGCACACAGTTTTATGTAATGAAGTGAAGAACATTGATGCAGATTCCATTCCTGGCCCTGAAGTTTATGATGCCCTTCTGTTTCTCGGTATGTCGTCTTCACTAACTACTACTGATATTCTATATTCTTCTTGTCCGGGTTTTGATTGGTTTGTTACttgctttatttgattttaggtATTGAGTATGAAACTTTGAAGAAGAAATATTTGGAAGAGAGTGAGCTTCTGAAGAAGAAGTACCTTGAAGAGTGCTTGGAACGGAAGCGGCTGCACAATGAAGTTATTGAACTCAAAGGCAGCATCAGGGTCTTCTGCAGGTGTAGACCCTTAAATCAAGCTGAAATTGCTAATGGATCTACTTCTATAGTCGACTTTGACTCATCTCGAGAAAATGAGCTTCAAATCATTTGCTCTGATTCTTCAAAGAAGCAATTTAAGTTTGACCATGTGTTCAGGCCTGGGAGTGACCAAGGTAACCTGAacattctcatatttgattttgttactCTGGAGTAATTAGTTAATGGGTCTTGCACTGTTTACAAGTTTTTAATTCTAGGTTTGTTAAATATGCAGAGGCTGTTTTTGCACAAACTTCAGCAATTGTGACTTCTGTGCTGGATGGGTACAATGTCTGTGTATTTGCCTATGGACAAACTGGAACTGGAAAGACCTTTACAATGGAAGGAACTCCTGAAAATAGGGGAGTCAACTACAGGACTCTGGAGGAGTTGTTCCGAATTTCAAGGGAGCGAAGCaacataataaattatgaattgtTTGTTAGCATGTTGGAGGTTTACAATGAGAAGATCAGAGACCTTTTGGTAGAAAAATCCAACCAGCCTCCTAAGAAGTAGGTCCCCTGAACTGAATTCTTTACTATAGCTGTACCATTTCAAGTATGGTATTCTGTCAAACATGCAACTTATACAAATATTCTGATTCTGATAACAAGTGGAAAAACCGAATGGTTTATTTTaccaatagaaaaaataaaaaataataaaagagagAGAACCATGATCATAAGCAAGATTAAGTAGTGTCATGCTTATggaaaaatttttgaaacagaatttattttctattgagAGCTTACATGTAGATTGGATGATAGAATGcactgtagttgtgtagttctcACTTTGCAACTTGCACGAACATTACACTTTTTTCTGTGTAAAATGATCTTTGAATTTTGGACCAAAAAAAGATGCTGCAAACAAAGagaaaatactttatttattggtgattatatttattaataaacacAGCATCAGTAGCTCTGGATTAGTTGGCCTCTGTACATATCCTTGCTTCACTCAAACCCTAGAAAAGTTGAACTTCAATTGAATCACTCAAAACAAAGCATATTTAAAACAACTTGTTACCCACtgaaaattcaatcaaatttgGGCTTGGCTTGTTGGGTTTTGTTCTAGTGTTTCAATTAGTTGTGGTTTTCTTCAGTAACAAACAACAAAACTCAGTAATTGAATTAAGTTTGAGGTCATATTTGGTCCTAACCATTATGCATTGTTGAATGTTATCTTAAAATAGATCTAAATAGAATGTGTTATGTGGATCTAGGTTGGAGGTCAAACAAGCAGCAGAAGGAACCCAAGAAGTCCCAGGACTAGTTGAAGCCCGTGTTTATGGCACAGATGAAGTGTGGGGACTGCTTCAATCTGGAAGCCGAAATAGATCTGTTGGATCCACTAATGCTAATGAGCTCAGCAGCCGCTCTCACTGGTAATTTGCTGCTTCTGGTTGACAAATTAGATAATGTGTTATATTCATTTGTAAACATACATAACCAAAATCAAGGCAGTTCATTAATTTTGTGGTTCATAGTATGTTAAAACTATATTTGATGATATTATGAGGTTGGCCAAAATATCCCTTTTATATTGTGGTAATGATCAAATAATCTTGTGTGTGCAGCTTGTTGAGAGTGACTGTTAAGGGGGAGAATTTAGTGAATGGGGAGAGGACAAGTAGCCACCTCTGGCTAGTGGACTTGGCTGGAAGTGAGCGGGTGGGGAGGATTGAAGCTGAAGGTGAAAGGTTGAAGGAATCTCAATTTATAAACAAATCGCTCTCAGCACTAGGTGATGTTATCTCTGCCCTTGCATCTAAAACAGCCCACATTCCTTACAGgcacatctctctctctctctctctctctctctctccctctctctctctcattgtTGTGTGaatttattcttcttttattttactaaatatgttttatttcatCTCTCCAAATCCAGGAACTCCAAGCTCACTCATATTCTACAAAGCTCTCTAGGTGAGTCTCCTGTCTTtgtattttaacattttatttcatttggaaACAATCCTATATAGCTGGATTTCCTGTCCTGCAAATTCTCTAGCTCCTGATTACAATGTGCCACTCCACTGCACTTACTTGAAGTGCAGTGGTGGTCATTATGAACTACATGGGTGATTTGTTAATTGCCTTGAGCCATATTTTACTTTATGCATCTTGGTATGCTGGGATTTGTAACTGCAGCAAATTCCAAGGTTTAGCTGCAGGCAACCCAAGTCCAAATTTTTTGTAGCCATAAAGCATAAGTTAAATGGTATATTCCTTTTtctcaaataaagaaaaacactaACCAAAACTTCAAAAACAGGAGGGGATTGCAAAACCCTAATGTTTGTCCAGATCAGCCCAAGTGCTGCAGACTTAGGAGAGACCCTTTGCTCACTCAACTTTGCCAGCAGAGTCCGGGGAATTGGGTGTGGTCCTGTTCGTAAACAGGCTGATCTCACCGAGCTTTTCAAGTATAAGCAACTGGTATGTGAACGTTAAGAATAAAGCTTTTCCAAAACAATTCTTTCAGTTTCTGGTTGGCTGAACTTAGGTTTGATTTATAAACAGGCAGAAAAGCTAAAGCATGAAGAAAAGGAAACCAAAAAATTACAGGATGTCTGCAGAAGTCTTCAAGAGAAGGTAATTATCATCACTTAGTGTGTGCTTTTTGACATagatcaaataattaaataatattagacTGATTCTTTGACCTTTGGAGGAGGTTGATATTCTATCCAAATCACCTGAAGTGGCATCTGATTAGTTTTTGTCAGCTTTTGATTAGTCTTCATGCCAATGAAACAGATAGTTGATAGCAAATTTTTCTCAACAGGTTCGGGACCTTGAAAATCAATTAGCAGTGGAAAGGAAAACCAGATTAAAACAACCCCTGAAGACCATTGCAGAGAAGAAGCCGCCTTTGGGTCCTTCAAAGCTGAAGATGCCTCTGAAAGAAATCTCTAATTTCTTGCCCCCACCATCTCCAATCCCACCCCACAAAACCATGAGTTACTCTTCATCCTTCCTGCTTCAACAGATAACAAAGAAAACATGCTCAGACCATCAGCTGCAGCAACCAAAACAAAATCCCTTTTGCAACCAAGACGGACCATAGCGAAGAACAAGCCATCTTTGGGTCCTTCAAAACTGAGGATGATGCCTGTCAGAAGAATTTCCTATCTCTTGCCCCCACCATCTCCAATCCTTCCAGCTTCAACAGATGACAGAGTAAACATGCCCAGACCAACAGCTGCAGCAACCAACACAAAATCCTTTTTGCAACCAAGACGGACCTCCATTTCTCTCAGACTTCCTCAAACATCAACAGCACAGGTTCTTCAGCCCAAGAGACGGGTCTCAATTGAAACCCTTCTCCCTGAATTTAACTCACACATGATCACACCCCTTACCGCTGAACTAAAGAGTAGAGGTGCAATGGGCAGTCAGTCCTTCGTGAGGAACCCATATAGGATACAGCGTATATCAAGGATTTTCTCTCCACTGCCAGGGTCGAGGACAGCATCAGGTGCAACAGTGCAGGCAACACCAACTGCCATGAGGAGCTGTAGTAAATTCATGGAAGCAGGTTCATTGAGGCCAAAGCTTTCCTTCGTGAGGGACCCAAAAAAAATTCTGTACTATACCCCCTATTAAAGAacttaaacaacatcaaaaTTCTGTAATATCAATATAGAACATAAGTGTATATCAAATGTTGTAGGGTCATGATGATTTTGGTTTCATTAGCTTCATGAGATTGTGGATTTTCTCTCTTGTTACAGTTCATTAAATTCTTACTTACATTCCAACAAGAATAGCTATCTGACTACCTCAATCCACAGATATACCCAACTGATCCCTGTAGAAAAGCTACTGTAAAGTGAGAATTCCACTATCACCAAGACTTCAAAATCAAAGTCTTCAACATCTTATACTTCGATTGTAAAGTTCTAATGGACTTTCTCAACCTCTTCAGGTAATAATACACACAACTTGAAGacttttttctaaaaatgagtagataaaaaatgaatttaatattttcaaccCTAAAAAGAACTTGACTCACGATAGAAATAAAGTTATGATAGATTTTGTGGTGCATGTTTATAGAAAATAACTTTAAACACCTAAAAACACAAAAAGTACCATGAACGAGTTTTGAAGCATTTAATGCTCTATAAGTGACTACTGGAACCTTATACTTGAAGAGATTGAGAAAGCCCATTGGAATCGACAACCAAAACCTCGGTTGATAGCACACTTAATCAGTCCTTGATCGATCGAGTCAAATCAATCAAGTCAATTTTCAACTAATTCAACTGCTCAAGTTAACATCAACTAGTTGCACCCAAAAGTACATAAAAACTACTTTGAAGTTTCAACTTTCCAACAACTTTTGTAACccttttaaaaccattttgggtcaatttaaaaagaatttggCACAATGTTTTGAATTAAACAATGGATTCATCCATTTTCATGATAAAACATCGTTTTTAAACTCAAGTATAGATGAAGAAATTAGTTTTGAAGTACgtgaaaaaggttttaaatcGAAGTGCACCGTAGAATACcatcttataaattttttaagtcTTCAAAAGACCCAAATCTTCATGCcgttaattttcttttaatgttatttgagatttctttagaatttttcattcaaactttAACtcttaacttaatttaaaatgttgataaacttaattttattttaaaatcatcaaaactTAATTAAGAAAACTCTGAAACTAACATATACTAAGACTATTATGTTTAATTataatcattgttattattttgaattttttagtattttattaacacaataaaagatatatcaatatttttaatctatatcatcatcatcatcattattattattaataaaatattatgaataatgGTATTAATATTaccatatttaatattattattatcatataaatattatcattcttattattataaataattatttattattaaaaataatataaataatatttgtattaatattataaataataaagtgaataacaaaagaaaagaaaaaaaatcttagggTCTTTTCGGTaactatttgataatattaatattgttaaatttttttttatattttttgttttagagaataaaaaaatgttattaaaaacagttcaaataaaagaaattacaaaATCAATCAATATTTCACAATTCTTAATTAACGTTGACGTTAacaatattttatgaatttgcTCAAGCACAAGATTTTCAAATTACCTAAATCTCGACCACACAATACAAGCCACGTGTAAACCCCATATTCTTCATGCTCTTCACGAGGTCCCTATTAGCCACACGCCGTCGATGCAATATCCCTAGAGGATCGCACGGTGGTGAATCAACGGCCTTCCATCACTGGGGTGGGTCTCACTTTTTCCTTGAAAACATGAGAACTAGCCGTTTGGATGACGTGTACAGTGAGATAGAATCGACCGTTGAAACCAGAGATCCGTTAGCACTTAAGTCTGTCTTTTTGACTTTCAGATTCGCCTCCAATGAGAAGTTTTTCTAGAGAAAGAGacagaaaaaaaatacatataatgtAGAGACTGCGtattttagagagagagagtgaatgTTGTGTTGAAGActcttagagagagagagagagagagagggagggacaCCGAGAGATCTTTGAGAGACCCACCATTTGTGACTTGATTTCCCTGGGAAAAAAGGAAATGGTTGCAAGAACCCCACCAAAGCAGAAGAAAATTGCTGCTCCTCTCAATCCCATTCTTCTCAGAGAAACTGTTAAGAAGGTGGCAACTTCATCCCTTTCCCtaggattttctttttccttctcctCTGTTTGGATCCCGAGAAAAATTGCAgaacaagaaattaaaaaagttCCTGGTTTTTGAATCTTTAGTTTTTATACTGTGTTTTGAGCGTTTATCATTAATGGGTTTGAGCATCTCTCATCCAGTGTCCTGTCTTTACTGGGTTTtcttactttaattttctcagcaaccaagcaGAGACTTACATTCAGATTTCTCTGTTCCTAACTTCTGAgcctgtgttttttttttttttctttttttttttctttgttgggtGAAATCTCAGGTGGATCAATGCATGGCTCGATTACAAGAGCTTCAGTACACAGTAGCAGGTGGAACAAAGGTCATATCTGGGAAAAGTCTCAGCCCTCGTAGTACCAGAGGTTATCTAAAAACTAGTTTCAGATGCAAGCAAGAGTCTCTCAGGTATCACCTTCCACTTCTCTCagtttcttccattttcccaCTACTGTTTGGTTCCTGAGATAATGAATCTTTATATTATATCAGTTCATTTACCTACATTTTCCCCTCAACCAAACAGAAAGATATGTTCCAGTATAGTGTCAGTGCTTgctaattttttcattttgtttgtaTCATTTAAATGGGATTTTGAAGGACAAAAGATGCTGCCCTTAGAACATTTCCAACTGATACAAAGTCATATTAGGCAtgggtttcaaaattttattcttctAGTTTTCCACATTTTTCTCCTCAGCCAAACAGATCCAGATTCATGAGAAAATTATAGTTTTCTGTTCGTTTTCAGCCATTTTATTAGCATTACTCAAATGGggtttctctctttttcctctaTGCCAATTTGAAGGATCAAGAATGCAGCTCCAAGAAAATCTCCAGTGGGAAAATTTGCAGGAAGTACAGGAGGTGTCTCTCTTTTTCCACTCTCTGTGCTTCTTCTTCATGTTCCAGAGATCTTTTGCCATGATCTGTGTTTCTAAATTGGACTGTTTGGTGCAGGAGAATGGCGTCGAATGTCGCTACCAGCGATGCTTGTGGGAGAAACCGTTGGTGAAATTCTACAAGCTAGTCAATTTGCCAGAGAAATTGTAGCAGCAACGAAGAAAACCTCCATGGATGATCCAAAAACTCCAGTGACTCAAGGGAGAAAGCAGCGGCCACAACCCGAAAACACTGAACTGAGAGCTAGGAGAAACAGGGAGAAACAAGTTAGACTACAGTCTATTCGATCAGAGTCTGATGCTCCATCGCTTCAAAGGGCTCGATCCCGGATTAATTTCAAGGTTGTGTCTCCAAAGAAAGGGGAGTTCAACAAAGAAAACTATCATCTTTCAGCTAACAGAGTGTCTCCCAGGAATAGGCCATGGGCGAGAAAAACTGTGATGTTTCCCAACCCTTTGTTCCTTCACAACACAGCTTCACACCAGCAGAAGTTCTGCAGAACAAGATCTCCAGTGCTGGCAAAAACCCGAGAACTGCCACATAAATTCTTGATCAAGTCCCCACCATCAGCATCCAAATCTCAAGTCAAGATCAAGAACCTGCCTGTTTCCATCTCTCCCACAAGATCAACAACTGCTTTGGGCAAGAAGTCATCACCCAAGGTATCGGCTGCAGTGAAGTTCCGCCGGTCATTTTCACCTTCAAGACTGGCTAACAGACTTGTATCTCCATTGAAGAACAGAAAATGTGTACAGAAGAGCGATGGGTTGATGATGATGAGTGGATTGAAGCAGCGCCCAGCTTCTTCTTTGGTGATGCCAACTCGACTGTCAGTAGAAAGAATTTAAGATATTGTCTCGATGTCCATAGTCCATTACTTTGAATTCTCAGTATTGGTGTGAGTTTTCCGGTGATCCTTTGATTCTTGTATTGATTTTTACTACCTTACTTTATTGATTCTTGTACAAGTTTGTGAGGTATTTCATCAATAACGATTGTGAACACACAAAGCATTACAGgctgaaaaataatgaaaagctTATATATGAATCAATTGGAGCAGAGATGATAGTTCAGAAACAAAGTGGCATAGGATTTCTTAGGCTGTCTCATGTGGGCCATAACAATCCAAATTATTCTATAGAACAggatcaatattttttttttttatgcactGGACACAAACCTCActcaaaaaagaagaaaaatgaaaatatgtatCACCCAACCCACTCTTTTTATATAGAGCAGAGACACAGGCTTGGGCTTTCAAGGGACATACAAAATCACTCAGTTTAGGGACACACCATGATGACCATGAGAGCTGAATAAGATTGGCGTGAGAGGTGGCATAGCTATCTTCTTGGGGAGCCAATGGTGGTAAGGTATTAATGATCCATTTCACCAGATTGGACTAGATTGGACCGGTATAACTGCGCGCACTCACATACAATTCTCATTTGCCTGGAGATGCAAACCTTGAACGTTCTCTTGGCCGATTCAAAGCTCGATCCTTTGGTGATGATGTTTTCCCTGCTTGGCGCATCATCTCTGCAAAGACATTTTTGTTAAAGATGCAACCACTCGCAGCCCAATAATCAGGATTTAACGCAGAGGTGGATCCATCCAAGACACTTTATGGTCCAAGAAACGACCAATGGCTTAGCAGAAACACTTAGAACACAATATTGTTGGCACccaaaatgcataaaaaataaatagctaCCTCGTTTTCTCTCTAGTTCTTGGTCAAGCTCCTCCTTCCACTTCCTCTGTATCTCATAAAAGCTCACACTGCAAGCAGCACACTTTTGTATTTCAGATGGCTTGATAGTAAAAAAGACACCAAACACTGGATaagctaaatgaaaacaatggGCTAACCTTGGGCTATTAGGTTCCTGCTGAGAATCAACAAGAAGGCCTTTCCAGTCATTATGTGGAGGTGACGGGGTGTCCTGTGCAGTTTGATCACCTGCATTGCCAACATTTGACATTCGTCTGCCACAACTCCCAGGGCTCGCAGTACTAGTGGAATCAACAGCCGCAGATGGGGTTCCAATTGGAGCCCGACTTGGTGAACGGCTTTTAGGAGGCAATTTCAAGTAGTTTATAACATTTTCATCCTGTGTACGCTCAGCAACACTTGGAGAGCATGCAGCATTCAAAGTGTTGTAGAACTCCTCATATAATGGCGTTTGCAGTTTCTTCAGTTCAATGGCCTGAATAGAGTCAAGAAGCTGTTTAATGTCATAGAAGACAGTCTAATGCAAAACTTAAACTGAAAACTGATAAGCAACCAATTAACCAAAACACTAGAGTGGTTAAATAATGGACCGACAATGAATCTCGAGTTATTAGATTAATGTCTTAACACCTCATCTCACATGCAGCCTTCTTCAGTCTCACACATGGACtcaataaatggagaaataagtaACATTGAGACTCAAACTCATTACCTCCCAACAATCAAAGTTATGAGACTATGTTAGCCAACCAATTAACCCAAAAACTTAAGTTGTCAGACAATGAACCAGCAATGCACACATGCACAGGCATTTgcacaaacaaaagaaaacaataccttCTCATCCAGGAAGTCTCTGATTTTTGACTCAGTAacttcatcatcatcctcagaTACTGATGGCCCACAAGGAAATGAGAAATCATTGCCTCCCTTATTGGATATGCCAGAGCTACCAGCAGGCATATCAAGAGATGGATTGGTGTCCATGTCCATTCCACTATGTTCTGGTCGTAGATTTCCATCAATTTCACAGCTCCAATCATGTGAGGGCTCAGAAATCGGATTGAAACTCTAATGCAAACAGGATTACACAAGAATAATTAGATGCTGAAGATCTTCGTGACTAAAAAAAGTACTCAACTCATCAGAGTAGTATGAAAGCAATATCAGACCTTATTAAAGTTATCAGGCAGCAGGATAGAATTGAACTTTACTTCCCCAACCATCATAACATCATCTTTGTCATCAATTTGACACATGTCAATACTGCTGCTTGTTCCCCAATTAGGTTTGGATTCTGAATTCTCAGGATATCCAGTTGAGCAGCTCAAATTCCCCATCTCACAGACATCCAGCAAGCTAGAGTCATTTGTCATTTGACTGGAAACACAATTGATGCAGCATCACCAAAAGGCTTTTATGATCAAGCTTGCAGACAACATACAACCAGAATTCCAAAATCCACAAAATTTTAATGCTTACGGATTTGGCAAGTTTTCCTCAGAAGTTGATACAGGAGTTTCAGAATTTTCCTGATGGTAGCAAAATTTCAGGAGAGAATAGTTTGGAACAATATAATGAATATGAAACCACTACAACTACACTAACCATAACGGAAGTTTGAAGAGCAAGTTGAGCTTCGTTATACTCTCCAGTAACAAATGGATGCTGCAAGAAATTAGCAAAGTAGAAAATCAAATACTGAATAAAAAAGCTgcattctatttattatatgggaaatggattaaaaaaaaaagagcaagaAAGAGAGATGTTATTCAATCAGAATCACCTTCAGCAACTCATAGGCAGCTGGCCTCAAATCTGGTTCCCTGACAATTCCATGTTatcataaattcataaaaacacCGCAGATGGAAAAAGGTAACAAGAATATAACAGAAGGATAGTTCAGTAACTCTACTAAGAAAGAGATCACCTCGCATGCAGACATAAATctcaatatttaaaaagattacaataaaataaaacaaaatttttctgTACTGGGAAATGTTCTTTTCTATCATATCTCAATGGTACAATATAAAAGTTCGTAGTGAAATAGAGAGAGATAGACCATAGATTGATAATACACAGAGAGAGATAGAGACGGCATAAAATGTCTTACAGAGAATAATAGTGATTTATGGCGTAATTATATTTAGGACTTTTTCCAGAATTAAAAAGAATACAA
It contains:
- the LOC100252731 gene encoding kinesin-like protein KIN-14S, whose translation is MHGSITRSSVHSCRWNKGRIWGDTEPSEYQSLSQNESQMQARVSQEKVEPNWDKMDENDVSMEIQEISLDHNQRLPVSQKIDELSTETQNLKVHTVLCNEVKNIDADSIPGPEVYDALLFLGIEYETLKKKYLEESELLKKKYLEECLERKRLHNEVIELKGSIRVFCRCRPLNQAEIANGSTSIVDFDSSRENELQIICSDSSKKQFKFDHVFRPGSDQEAVFAQTSAIVTSVLDGYNVCVFAYGQTGTGKTFTMEGTPENRGVNYRTLEELFRISRERSNIINYELFVSMLEVYNEKIRDLLVEKSNQPPKKLEVKQAAEGTQEVPGLVEARVYGTDEVWGLLQSGSRNRSVGSTNANELSSRSHCLLRVTVKGENLVNGERTSSHLWLVDLAGSERVGRIEAEGERLKESQFINKSLSALGDVISALASKTAHIPYRNSKLTHILQSSLGGDCKTLMFVQISPSAADLGETLCSLNFASRVRGIGCGPVRKQADLTELFKYKQLAEKLKHEEKETKKLQDVCRSLQEKVRDLENQLAVERKTRLKQPLKTIAEKKPPLGPSKLKMPLKEISNFLPPPSPIPPHKTMSYSSSFLLQQITKKTCSDHQLQQPKQNPFCNQDGP
- the LOC132255032 gene encoding uncharacterized protein LOC132255032; amino-acid sequence: MMPVRRISYLLPPPSPILPASTDDRVNMPRPTAAATNTKSFLQPRRTSISLRLPQTSTAQVLQPKRRVSIETLLPEFNSHMITPLTAELKSRGAMGSQSFVRNPYRIQRISRIFSPLPGSRTASGATVQATPTAMRSCSKFMEAGSLRPKLSFVRDPKKILYYTPY
- the LOC100259649 gene encoding probable microtubule-binding protein TANGLED encodes the protein MVARTPPKQKKIAAPLNPILLRETVKKVDQCMARLQELQYTVAGGTKVISGKSLSPRSTRGYLKTSFRCKQESLRIKNAAPRKSPVGKFAGSTGGEWRRMSLPAMLVGETVGEILQASQFAREIVAATKKTSMDDPKTPVTQGRKQRPQPENTELRARRNREKQVRLQSIRSESDAPSLQRARSRINFKVVSPKKGEFNKENYHLSANRVSPRNRPWARKTVMFPNPLFLHNTASHQQKFCRTRSPVLAKTRELPHKFLIKSPPSASKSQVKIKNLPVSISPTRSTTALGKKSSPKVSAAVKFRRSFSPSRLANRLVSPLKNRKCVQKSDGLMMMSGLKQRPASSLVMPTRLSVERI
- the LOC100254531 gene encoding mitogen-activated protein kinase kinase kinase NPK1 isoform X2, which translates into the protein MQDIFGSVRRSLVLRSPDGDDTSPGTLVDKINSCIRKSRVFSRASPPPLIPKDATAPSIRCRKGELIGCGAFGRVYMGMNLDSGELIAVKQVLITTSNATKEKAQAHIRELEEEVKLLKNLSHPNIVRYLGIVREEETLNILLEFVPGGSISSLLGKFGSFPEAVIRMYTKQLLLGLDYLHNNGIMHRDIKGANILVDNKGCIKLADFGASKQATISGAKSMKGTPYWMAPEVILQTGHSFSADIWSVGCTVIEMATGKPPWSQKYQEVAALFYIGTTKSHPPIPAHLSAEAKDFLLKCLQKEPDLRPAAYELLKHPFVTGEYNEAQLALQTSVMENSETPVSTSEENLPNPQMTNDSSLLDVCEMGNLSCSTGYPENSESKPNWGTSSSIDMCQIDDKDDVMMVGEVKFNSILLPDNFNKSFNPISEPSHDWSCEIDGNLRPEHSGMDMDTNPSLDMPAGSSGISNKGGNDFSFPCGPSVSEDDDEVTESKIRDFLDEKAIELKKLQTPLYEEFYNTLNAACSPSVAERTQDENVINYLKLPPKSRSPSRAPIGTPSAAVDSTSTASPGSCGRRMSNVGNAGDQTAQDTPSPPHNDWKGLLVDSQQEPNSPSVSFYEIQRKWKEELDQELERKREMMRQAGKTSSPKDRALNRPRERSRFASPGK
- the LOC100254531 gene encoding mitogen-activated protein kinase kinase kinase NPK1 isoform X1, which produces MQDIFGSVRRSLVLRSPDGDDTSPGTLVDKINSCIRKSRVFSRASPPPLIPKDATAPSIRCRKGELIGCGAFGRVYMGMNLDSGELIAVKQVLITTSNATKEKAQAHIRELEEEVKLLKNLSHPNIVRYLGIVREEETLNILLEFVPGGSISSLLGKFGSFPEAVIRMYTKQLLLGLDYLHNNGIMHRDIKGANILVDNKGCIKLADFGASKQVVELATISGAKSMKGTPYWMAPEVILQTGHSFSADIWSVGCTVIEMATGKPPWSQKYQEVAALFYIGTTKSHPPIPAHLSAEAKDFLLKCLQKEPDLRPAAYELLKHPFVTGEYNEAQLALQTSVMENSETPVSTSEENLPNPQMTNDSSLLDVCEMGNLSCSTGYPENSESKPNWGTSSSIDMCQIDDKDDVMMVGEVKFNSILLPDNFNKSFNPISEPSHDWSCEIDGNLRPEHSGMDMDTNPSLDMPAGSSGISNKGGNDFSFPCGPSVSEDDDEVTESKIRDFLDEKAIELKKLQTPLYEEFYNTLNAACSPSVAERTQDENVINYLKLPPKSRSPSRAPIGTPSAAVDSTSTASPGSCGRRMSNVGNAGDQTAQDTPSPPHNDWKGLLVDSQQEPNSPSVSFYEIQRKWKEELDQELERKREMMRQAGKTSSPKDRALNRPRERSRFASPGK